The Coleofasciculus chthonoplastes PCC 7420 genome includes a region encoding these proteins:
- a CDS encoding Ni/Fe hydrogenase subunit alpha, which translates to MAKTVLIDPVTRIEGHAKISIFLDDAGEVEDARFHVVEFRGFEKFCEGRPMWEMAGITARICGICPVSHLLASAKTGDKIQAVKVPPAGEKLRRMMNLGQITQSHALSFFHLSSPDFLLGWDSDPATRNVFGLIAADPDLARSGIRLRQFGQTVIELLGAKKIHPAWAVPGGVRSPLSEEGRAWIRDRLPESRATLDTALGLFKQLLDKFSTEVETFGLFPSLFMGLVGKDGVWEHYDGHLRFKDSEGNMVADGLSEDDYQDFMGEAVEPWSYLKFPYYKPLGYPDGIYRVGPLARLNICDRMGTEAADRELQEFRDRAGGVATSSFFYHYARLVEILAALERIEQLVEDPDIVSKRTRAEAGINSLEGIGVSEAPRGTLFHHYNVDENGIIKKVNMIIATGQNNLAMNKTVAQIAKHYIHGNEIPEGLLNRVEAGIRAFDPCLSCSTHAFGQMPLHIQLVGSSGDVVDEVWRH; encoded by the coding sequence ATGGCTAAAACAGTTCTTATTGATCCGGTTACTCGTATTGAAGGACACGCGAAAATTTCTATTTTTCTTGATGATGCAGGGGAAGTGGAAGACGCCCGATTTCATGTGGTGGAATTCCGGGGCTTTGAAAAGTTCTGTGAAGGACGCCCGATGTGGGAAATGGCAGGGATTACGGCTCGAATTTGTGGGATTTGTCCAGTAAGTCATTTACTGGCGTCGGCGAAAACGGGGGATAAAATTCAAGCGGTGAAGGTACCGCCTGCGGGTGAGAAATTGCGGCGGATGATGAACTTGGGACAAATTACCCAGTCTCACGCGCTGTCGTTTTTCCATCTGAGTAGTCCTGACTTTTTGTTGGGTTGGGATAGTGATCCGGCGACTCGGAATGTGTTTGGCTTAATTGCGGCTGATCCGGATTTAGCCCGCAGTGGGATTCGCTTGCGCCAGTTTGGTCAAACGGTGATCGAACTGTTGGGGGCGAAGAAAATACACCCAGCCTGGGCGGTTCCTGGCGGCGTGCGATCGCCTTTATCGGAAGAGGGGCGGGCTTGGATACGCGATCGCTTACCGGAATCCCGCGCGACTCTCGATACCGCCCTGGGCTTGTTTAAGCAGTTATTGGATAAGTTTTCTACCGAGGTAGAAACCTTTGGTTTGTTCCCCTCCCTGTTTATGGGGTTAGTGGGTAAAGATGGAGTCTGGGAACATTATGATGGTCATCTTCGCTTCAAAGATAGTGAAGGGAATATGGTAGCTGATGGACTCAGTGAGGATGATTATCAAGACTTTATGGGTGAAGCGGTTGAACCTTGGTCTTATTTGAAATTCCCCTACTATAAACCCTTAGGATACCCGGATGGGATTTATCGAGTGGGTCCATTAGCCCGACTGAATATCTGCGATCGCATGGGTACGGAAGCCGCTGATCGGGAGTTACAAGAATTTCGCGATCGCGCAGGCGGTGTAGCCACCTCATCCTTCTTCTATCACTATGCCCGCTTAGTGGAAATTCTGGCAGCTTTAGAACGGATTGAACAATTAGTTGAAGATCCAGATATTGTCTCCAAACGCACTCGGGCTGAAGCCGGAATTAACAGTTTAGAAGGCATTGGTGTCAGTGAAGCGCCCCGAGGCACATTGTTCCATCATTATAATGTGGATGAAAATGGCATTATCAAGAAAGTCAACATGATTATTGCCACGGGTCAAAATAACTTGGCGATGAACAAAACTGTGGCACAAATTGCCAAACATTATATCCACGGGAATGAAATTCCTGAAGGGTTATTAAACCGAGTTGAAGCTGGAATTCGCGCCTTTGACCCCTGCTTAAGCTGTTCCACTCATGCGTTTGGTCAAATGCCCTTGCATATCCAATTAGTCGGTTCATCCGGGGATGTTGTCGATGAAGTCTGGCGTCATTAA
- the hoxU gene encoding bidirectional hydrogenase complex protein HoxU, whose amino-acid sequence MSVKTLTIDGVDVAIEEGATLLTAAKEAGVHIPTLCHLEGVTDVGACRLCLVEIEGINKLLPACVTEVSEGMKVHTNTETLQEYRRMVVEMLFSEGNHICAVCVVNGNCQLQDAAIEVGMDHTRFPYRFPQRDVDVSHDRFGLDHNRCILCTRCVRVCDEIEGAHVWDVAGRGPASRIISGLAQPWGEVEACTSCGKCVDACPTGSLFRKGSTVAEMEKDRGKVEFLVTAREEHKWTR is encoded by the coding sequence ATGTCAGTAAAAACATTGACCATTGATGGCGTTGATGTCGCCATTGAAGAAGGTGCAACCCTCCTAACCGCAGCCAAAGAAGCAGGTGTTCATATTCCTACGTTGTGTCATCTGGAAGGGGTCACTGATGTGGGCGCTTGTCGGTTATGTTTGGTAGAAATTGAAGGGATTAACAAACTCCTACCTGCCTGCGTTACTGAGGTGTCGGAGGGAATGAAAGTTCATACCAATACCGAAACGCTCCAAGAATACCGCCGCATGGTTGTCGAGATGCTGTTTTCCGAAGGGAATCACATCTGCGCCGTCTGTGTGGTGAATGGCAATTGCCAATTGCAAGATGCGGCGATTGAGGTGGGAATGGATCACACCCGTTTCCCCTACCGTTTCCCACAACGAGACGTGGATGTATCTCACGATCGCTTCGGTCTTGATCACAATCGTTGTATTCTCTGTACTCGTTGTGTGCGAGTCTGTGACGAAATCGAAGGCGCTCACGTTTGGGATGTAGCAGGGCGGGGTCCGGCGTCCCGTATCATTAGCGGGTTGGCTCAACCTTGGGGAGAGGTGGAAGCCTGTACTTCTTGTGGTAAGTGTGTGGATGCTTGTCCCACAGGTTCTCTTTTCCGCAAGGGTTCCACAGTCGCGGAAATGGAAAAAGACAGAGGGAAAGTGGAATTTTTAGTCACCGCACGGGAAGAGCATAAGTGGACTCGCTGA
- a CDS encoding NADH-quinone oxidoreductase subunit B family protein: protein MAKIKLATIWLCGCSGCHMSFLDLDEWLLELAEKVDVVYSPVASDVKEYPEDVDVCLVEGGVANEENLELIRIARERTKFLISFGDCAVTANVPALRNMLGGAEPVLKRCYLELGDANPQLPNFPGIVPELLDRVRPVHELVHVDLFMPGCPPPADRIQATIEPLLRGEKPVMEGREMIKFG, encoded by the coding sequence ATGGCAAAGATAAAATTAGCGACGATTTGGTTGTGTGGCTGTTCTGGCTGTCACATGTCCTTTCTGGATTTAGACGAATGGCTACTGGAACTGGCTGAGAAAGTGGATGTGGTTTACAGTCCAGTGGCTTCTGATGTTAAAGAGTACCCCGAAGATGTGGATGTTTGTTTAGTAGAAGGGGGTGTGGCGAATGAAGAAAACTTGGAGTTAATTCGCATCGCCAGAGAACGCACCAAATTCCTGATTTCCTTTGGCGATTGTGCTGTAACTGCCAACGTACCAGCCTTACGGAATATGTTAGGAGGGGCAGAACCGGTGCTGAAGCGCTGTTATCTGGAGTTGGGAGATGCGAATCCCCAATTGCCTAATTTCCCTGGAATTGTGCCAGAATTACTAGACCGCGTGCGCCCTGTGCATGAGTTGGTTCACGTTGATTTATTTATGCCGGGATGTCCACCACCAGCCGACCGAATTCAAGCCACAATTGAACCGTTACTGCGCGGTGAAAAACCCGTTATGGAAGGACGGGAAATGATTAAGTTTGGATAG